The genome window TCAGCCTGGCGGTATCGGAGTCTACCACTTCCCCGGCGACCCCAACATCCCCAACGCCGCCATCTACCAAGGCATGCCCGCTCAGTATACCCTCCCCGATCTCACCAATCTTTCAGATATTGCGGGCGCTTCCACCCTCTCTTTCCGACTTCAACTCTCTCAACTGATCACCGATACTTCCGACCCCAACCAAAAAGTGCAGGAGGCGGCGGCTATCCGCTATCTTCAGGTGAATATCGTAGCCACCAACTATGTGCCGACCGACCAAAACTCCAGCGGTATAAAAGAGGTGGATGCCATGGGCAATACGCTCGATCCGACCCAAGAGAGCAGCTTCCTCACCATTGACCTCAGTCAGAACCGTACTTATACCTCTCAAGATACCACAACCTTGCTCTCACCAGAGCCGGCAGGTGATGTCTATCCGGCGGGTACCAAGAACGATGCCATAGATATCATCTATTGGTCTATCACGGTCAGTAGCTAAAGATAGGTACGCGCCACGGAAGGGCTGGAGGCAATCCTTCCGGCAAAGGATGTACATCCGGATGAAGCGCATGCGCCAAAATCTCTAAGCTATCCACAAGCCGCGGGCCGGGACGGCTGAAGTAGTGCGAACCGTTGATGATGTACACCCGTCCTGAACGTACACAGGGTAGCTCCTGCCAACGAGGCCTGCCCTCCAAAAGAGGCATATCCTGCAGCGTCCGCTCGACAGTGTACCCACAACAGGCGATCACGAGCACTTCAGGTTGCCAAGCAACCAGCTCCTCCCAGTGCATGGTTCGAGAAGGGAGACCCGCTTTTCCAAGGCCCTCAATGCCTCCAGCAAGCTCCACCAACTCTGGGCTCCAATGCCCACAGGTAAAGGGGGGATCAATCCATTCCAAAAGCGTTACGCGCGGTTTATAGGAGATACGCTCCGTTCTCTCTCGTACAGCCATCACACGCGCCTTAAGAGAACGAATAAGCTGTTCGGCAGAATCCTCATGCCCGGTTGCCTCACCCACGCTACGAATGGCCTCATACAGGTCGTCCAAACATGCCGGCTCAAGGTTTACCACGCGGGGTGCTCCAGGAAGTTGGCAGGCTGCCGCGCGTACTTCGGCCTCCGCCACAGCACAAACATCGCATAGGGCCTGCGTGATGATGAGGTCGGGGTGCAGTTTCTCCAACACCTCCATGTTCAAGGTATAGAGGGCCTTATCCGTTTTAAGGCGCTCTCGCACCAACGCATCTATCTCGGCGCTGGTAGCGGTATGGGGGATAAGCGTTTTGGTAACCTTTGGCAACTGCTGCACAAACGGCGGATAGTCGCACTCGTGAGTGACGCCTACTAGCTGTTCCCCTAACCCGAGCGCACAGACGATCTCCGTTGCACTTGGCAATAACGACACGATTCGCATCCGACGACCTCCTTTTTCAATGACTGCAACATTTTACCCACTCCTTCTTCTAAGTTAGATAAGCGAGATCTATCGGAAACAAGCACGGCTTATGGAGTTTATGCGCCCTTACGGATTTATGCGCCTAATCCCGTAGATGCTTCCCGGTGAGCGAGAGAAAAACGTCCTCTAAGGTGGGCTGTTTGATGTTGATAGAGGCGATAGGAAGTTGGTAGGAATTCAGGAGACGCACTAATTCGGGGAGAACCTGATAGGGTTTTGCGCTGTATACCATGATAACAGGTTGACCGAAGCCTTCCTGAGAAAGCTCTTTTACTTCGATGACATCTACAAAGGGCACTAAGGAAAGGGCCGCTTTCAGCTCGTCGTCTATCTTCTGTATATCAAGGCTGGCCTCTTTCCCCTCAATGATCAGCTCGATCGCAGAGCCACCTTCGCGAGCAATAAGGTTAGCCACGGTGTCGCAGGCGATAAGCTTTCCTCTATCTATAATGCCCACTCGGTGGCAAAGCATCTGCACCTCCTCCATGTAGTGGCTTGTGTAGAGGATAGTGAGACCGTTTCGATTCAGCGCACGGATTCCCTCAAAGATGTGATTACGTGACTGCGGATCGACTCCAACGGTGGGCTCATCTAGCAAGAGGAGCTGAGGTGCATGCAGAAGCCCCGCAGCCAAATTGAGCCGACGTTTCATTCCTCCCGAATACTTTTCTACAAGCCGATCGGCGTGCTCTGCAAGCCCCACAAGCTCGAGCACTTCCGCCACACGGCGAGCGAGCACCGAACCTTGCAGACCATAGAGCCTTCCGAAGAAGAAAAGATTCTCTCTGCCAGTGAGTTTGGTATAGATCGCTAACTCTTGTGGAACCACTCCCAACCGACTGCGTTCTTCAGGAGCAGCTCGATAAGGCACACCTTCGAAAAGAATTTGTCCCGCGGTAGGCAGCAGAATCCCTGCAAGCATGTTAATGGTGGTCGTTTTGCCCGCCCCGTTAGGCCCTAAGAGGCCGAATATCTCCCCCCTTTTAACGGAAAAACTCACACCATCTACTGCCGTAATGTCGTCGTAGGTCTTCCGCAGGTCGTCCACTTGCAACAGCACGTCGTCTTCATCCATTTTTCTACACGATCTACCTCTCAGTCTTGAAGGCCTCTCAACTAGGAATAATGTACCTAAGTCTTTAGCTATTTGCAGCAGACAAGAGTTTTTCTAAATGCACCATTTCTTCCTGCTAATAGTTCGAGTGGCTGTAGCAGATGAAACGGCTCCGCCCCCATCAGCTGCCGCAGCGTCACCGGTCACGACACTCTTTGGAAGTTAGCCAGGAGCAGGGGGTTGCGCGGGCTGTACAGTAGGAGGATGCGCCTTCGGCTGCCGGGCAGCGGGGGAGGCTTTGACGCCAATACGCACGATCTCCGGCTGCCCTTCATAGTGTGAAGGAATCACATCTCGACTTACTACCTTGCCGTTGACACGGACGATCTGATACCACACAGTGCGCACGTCAGGGCGCCCCTTCTGCTCCACAACCCGACGGCCTGGAGGCAGGTTGGGATCATGAATGATCTCCACAGGCACATCGCCCTCATGAAGGCGCCCACGCACGAGCTGCACGGTGCGATCCGGATCGGCATGTCCAAAAATATCGAAGGTTAGCAAGCCTCCATGCGCCCGGCCGACGATATAGACGGGATAGGGCAAACTGTTCTGAAAGCGCATATCCAGCTCCCCATAGGCGACGGTCGCATCACGACCGGTGGGAATACCCCCATCGGAAACGGGGAACGAGTGGTGATTTCGCAAAACAGTTTTTAACCCAGCCTTTAAGGCAGCATTGTAAAGGGTGCCCGAAACTTGGCAGATTCCGCCCCCCACTCCGGGTTGCAACTGCCCATGAATAATAACAGGGGCTACCTCAAAGCCGCTTGCAAGCACCCTCGGCCCAACCGTATTATTGAAGGAAAAGATTTGGCCGGGCAATAACAGAGTTCCGTCTATCTTTTCTGTCGCAACTTCGATGTTATGCCCCCGCTTCCCTTCGGCATACCAAGTGCTATAAGATGAAAGCTTGCTATCTATTGTATGCAGAATGTTATAAGTAATGCGAGGTTGTATCACTTGAGTTGGCAAGTTGAGCTCAAGTCGATCCTCAAGGTTGCCTGTTGTCGCCGCACCATCCCTGTCGGTGGTATCCGTGCTTGGAGCAGGTGGCGTGTTGAACTGCTGCCAGGCACGCGTTACGATGGAGGCGGCAGCATCCACATCTATGGCGCGCCCCGATACTTCATGTTTCAGTCCAAACCCTCCCTTCGGGAGGAGCACGATCCTGGCGTTGATGGGTGGAACTTGAGTGAGATGCGCCACATGCGTCAACGCCTCGTGCAGCTGTTTCTGGTCAACCGTGACTGTGGGCGCAATAGGGTAGTCTGGTTTGGATGACCTTATAAGGGAGACGATTTTCGACAGCCATCCGGTCCGTCCGGCGTCTTCAGCAGTCTGGAGCGTGGAGTCGACGTCAATGCCAAGCCCTAGGGTTCTTGCCCGTATTGAGACCGACGAGTGATTAGCTATTCCCTGAGCATGCAGAGTAAGGAGCGTCGCGGCCCGATCTTGCGCCCATTGTAGTATCTCACCTCTCGCAGCCTCCGGCGTCTTGCCGCTGAGGTCGAGCGTAAAGAGGTGAACCCCCGAGGCAATGACATCCTCGGAATGGAGATGATGGGAATAGAGCAGAAGTAGAGAGCTGCCGATCGCCAACAAAGGAAGCGGTAGGAGAACGAAAAGTCGCAACAGCCCCTTTTCTTGCCGCCATGCAGATATGCGTTGCAACAGATGCCGATCCGATCGGGACATCACAACAACCTCCCATTCAACAGTTCCGAATCGAGCGCGGTCACGGCTCGTTCCGTTCTCCCTCATGGCAGGGGCAGCAGCACGAGGCTACCTCCTGGGTAGGTCTGTAGGCAACCTCGCTGTGGCCGGCAAGCTGTTTTTCCATACGCAGAATAAGCTCCTCCAGCCGCTCATTATGTTGTTCAAGGAGCTCCAATCGCCTATGCAATTCCTGAATAACCGCATCCTGAGGATCCACACGGTTAATAACGTTGTCCATCACAGGACTCTCGGAATCGTTAACGCGAATGCCGTCACGACGCACAATGCGCCCCGGAATGCCCACCACCGTGCAGTTCGGTGGAATGTCCTTGTTGACAACCGCGTTCGCACCGATACGGCAGTTATCACCGATCGTCACTGGCCCCAAAATAGCAGCACCCATGCCCACCAACACATTATTTCCCAAGGTTGGATGGCGCTTTTTGCGTTCGAGGCTTGTTCCACCGAGGGTCACATTATGATAAAGCAAAACGTCATCTCCGATCTCTGCCGTCTCTCCGATCACCACACCGTCCCCATGGTCAATAAACAACCTCCGCCCGATCTTTGCCCCCGGATGGATTTCGATGTGTGTGAAGAAGCGCGTTATCTGCGAAAGGAGGCGTGCTAGCCAACGACAACGATGGTTCCACAGCCAGTGCGCGATTCGATGAGCCCAGATGGCGTGCAGGCCAGGGTAGAGCAAGGCTTCTAATACGTTACGCGCTGCGGGGTCTTTTCTTAGAACGGTTTGTATATCTTCACGCATCCGAGAGAACATGGTCGGCAGTACCCCTTTCATGAGGGTGTTCCTTCCATAAAGGAACACAAAGAGTATACTTGTGCAATCGAAATGGCTTCAATACCGCTCTAGGCCCTATTGCCCCGCAGTAGACGAAGCGACCTCCTCATCTTCGCCTTCCTCATCGGCTAAATCCGTTTCCAGGAGGCGCTCGATGGTAGCTACGCGATCCCCCTCCGCCAGATCGATCAGCTTTACGCCCTGAGTGCTTCGACCGGCCAGCCGAATACTGGCTACATCTATGCGAATTGCCACCCCCTTTTCTGTCAATAAGATGAGCTTGTCTTCGGGGCGCACGATCACCGCATCCACGATCTTGCCCGTTCGCGGGGTAACGTTCATGGTGATGATTCCCCGTCCCCCTCGCGATTGGACCCGATAGGAAGCGAGGTCAGTGCGCTTGCCAAAGCCGTTTTCACTGGCCACCAGCAACTGCGCATCGCGGTCCTCCGCACCTACAACAGCAACGGCCACTACAACGTCACGCAACGTTTTGGTAGCAGGATCGCGCAACTCGATCCCGCGCACACCGCCTGCGGCACGGCCACGCTCCGGCACATCTGTTTCAGGAAAGCGAATAGCAAGCCCCTCACGTGTCACCAAAATGATTTCGTCGTTGCCACTTGTATGGCGAACCCATCTTAGGCTGTCGCCCTCCTCGATATCAAAGCAGATCAAGCCATTAGCGCGTAGGTTTGCGAACTCCGTAAGGGCGGTACGCTTCACCTCGCCGTTTTGAGTGACCATGAGGAGATAGCCAGGTCCGTTAATGTCTTTAATGGGTAGTATTGCGGTTATCTGCTCGCCAGCCTCCGTTTGGATGAAGTTGTTGATATGCTGCCCGCGCGCTTGCCGGCTCACTTGAGGCACCTCATAGGCCTTCAAACGGTAGACGCGCCCCTTATCCGTGAAAAACAGAATGTAGTGAGTGGTCGTAGCCACAAAGAGGTGCGATATCTGGTCTTCCTCTTTAAGCTTGGCGGCCTGCACTCCCTTTCCACCCCGCCTCTGTGTCCGATAGGTATCGAGCGGCACGCGTTTGATATAGCCATCCCGCGAGATGGTTACCAGAGTCTTCTCCTCAGGAATGAGATCCTCTTCGGTGATCTCCTCCGCTTCGGTCTGAAGGATGCGGGTTCGCCGGTCATCACCGTACTTATCGCGTAATGCTCTCAGCTCATCCTTGATCATCTTGGTGACACGGGCGGGCGTTTCCAAAATATCCTCTAGGCCTGCGATCTCTTTCAGCAGCTGACGATATTCGTTCTCGATTTTCTGGCGCTCAAGACGAGCGAGCTGGCGCAGTTGCATACTGAGAATAGCATCGGCCTGAATCTGGGTGAGGTTGAAGCGAGCGCACATCTCAGCACGGGCTTCTTCGCTGCTCTGCGACCGCCGAATAAGAGCGATGATCTCGTCGAGGAAATTCAGCGCGATCTGAAGTCCTTCTCGAATGTGTGCCTGATGACGTGCACGTGCCAACTCATAACGCGTGCGTCTAACGATAACCTCGCGCCGATGCTCTAGGTGCGCCCGAATGATCTGGGCAAGATTGAGAATACGAGGCTGTTCGTTTACAAGGGCCAGCATTATAGCGCCGAAGGTTTGGCGTAGCGCCGTGTGCTTCAAGAGAAAGTTCACAATGCGGTTGGGCACCACATCGCGGCGCAGCTCGATCACGATGCGCATTCCGTTACGATCGCTAAAATCGTTGATGTCGGTTATGCCGTCCACTCGCTTATGTCGTACCAACTCCGCGATGTGCTCGATGAGCCGCGCCTTATTTACCTGATAAGGCAATTCGGTTACAACGATGGCGTTACGCCCCCCATCCATTGGCTCGATCTGGAGATTTGCCTGCATGATAATACGCCCTCGGCCGGTACGGTAGGCCTCCCGCACTCCTCTAGTGCCCAAAACCAGCCCTCCTGTGGGAAAATCGGGGCCGGGGATGAAACGAAACAGGTCATCGGGTGTAGCATCGGGATGATCGAGCATGTAGATAGAGGCTTCTACAACCTCCCGAAGATTGTGCGGCGGAATGCTTGTGGACATTCCAACCGCAATGCCCTCCGCACCGTTGCAAAGCAGATTTGGAAACTTGGCGGGGAAGACGATGGGCTCTTGCCGAGACTGATCGTAGTTAGGCATGAAATCCACCGTATCTCGATCGATGTCCTCCATCATCTCCACGGCCAGTGGGGTGAGGCGACATTCGGTATAACGCATGGCAGCAGGAGGGTCGCCGTCAATAGAGCCGAAATTCCCCTGTGGGTCGATCAGGGGATAGCGATAGCTAAAATCTTGTGCCATACGGACAAGTGTGGCGTAGATGGCCGCATCCCCATGTGGATGGTAGTTTCCCATGCATTCGCCCACCACCTTGGCCGATTTCACCCTAGCAGAACCCGGCCCTATTCCAAGCTCACGCATCGCATAGAGAATGCGGCGTTGTACCGGTTTAAAACCATCTCTTGCATCTGGCAAAGCCCTAGATACCAAGGTCGAGATGGCATAGCCTAAGTAAGAGCGTCGTAGCTCCTGTTCTATATCCACCTCGATCAGTCTATGCTCGACCCCGTTTTGTCCTTCTGTAGATAGCTTATCGTCCGCCAAAGTTGCCTCCAAACCCCTCTGCTTTTTAGAGGTACAGGTACATATTATACCCGCACATGGCCTATTATACCCTATTTATGTAGAACTATGTATCCTATTCTCCGAATAACAGAAAACGACAGGCCGACAACGAATCCTCCGACTTATAGGAAAGTAGGTAGATCGTTGCATTGCACATCGGTTCAACACCGATATCTGGAGACACCTATAGAGAAGAAAGTGAAGATGCTAGGCACCAACCATCATAACATCGGCAAATATGTCAAGCACCACATCCGCGTATCTAGGCATCGTCTTTTGGGGAACTCTCGTCAGATGGAGAGCGGTTTTTAGAGAACCAGCTCTCTACGCAATATCCTGTCCATAAACCGACCGCGATGCCCGCAAAGAGCTGTGCAAAGAGCAACGGTGGGTTAAGGATGAGCGCAGCAAGAGCCAATAACATTCCCCAAAACGGCACCCCCACTAGATAACCTGCGAGGGCACCCCCAACGACAACCGACGAAATGCTGATCAGAGGGCTATAAAGCACGGCTGCCCCCCAATGTCCCTGTCGAGAACGCCTCACAAGCACGAGCCAATACCAGAAAAGACCAAATCCAACGGCCATCGGCGGGGTCAACTCGGCCGCCATCCAAAGCCGTGCCAGAAGGCCATCGTTGCCGGGCGGGAAGAAGGAACGAACTTGCAGCAAAGTAAGCAGCACCCACTCCACCGCAAAGACGAACGGCAAGTTAAGAGAGATTCGAACCAGTAACTCCACGCCCGTTGGGCGATACCTTCTGCGCCCCTTCGCCATCATGCAGCCTCTCTTGCTTTATAAAAGCCAGCTCGGGCTGTCTCAATAAGTTGGTAAACGTCCTCATCACTCATGGCATCCGAGAGAAAAGCCGACTCGAACTGAGAGGGTGGCCAATAGATGCCCTCTTCTAAAAGCGTTCGAAACCATCGGGCGAAGCGTTGTGTATTGGAGGTTTTAGCCTGTGCATAGTTGTTAACCGCTGGTAGATCTGTAAAGAAGACGGTGATCATGCTCCCTATCTGGTTAACAACAACGGTAACACCTGCCTCCTCCGCAGCGTACCGGAACGCATCGGCAAGCTTACCCCCTATCCTATCGAGCCGCTCGTAGAGAACATGGCGCTGCTTTTTCAGGGTTTGAACCGTAGCCAAACCCGCTGCCACGGCCACAGGGTTGCCCGAAAGGGTACCAGCCTGATAGACCGGCCCCACCGGTGCGATCACATCCATGATCTCGGCACGCCCTCCAAAAGCCCCCAATGGTAGGCCGCCTCCGGCAATTTTGCCCAACATCGTGAGGTCTGGCAGAATGCCGAATCGCTCCT of Chthonomonas calidirosea T49 contains these proteins:
- the gyrA gene encoding DNA gyrase subunit A, translated to MEATLADDKLSTEGQNGVEHRLIEVDIEQELRRSYLGYAISTLVSRALPDARDGFKPVQRRILYAMRELGIGPGSARVKSAKVVGECMGNYHPHGDAAIYATLVRMAQDFSYRYPLIDPQGNFGSIDGDPPAAMRYTECRLTPLAVEMMEDIDRDTVDFMPNYDQSRQEPIVFPAKFPNLLCNGAEGIAVGMSTSIPPHNLREVVEASIYMLDHPDATPDDLFRFIPGPDFPTGGLVLGTRGVREAYRTGRGRIIMQANLQIEPMDGGRNAIVVTELPYQVNKARLIEHIAELVRHKRVDGITDINDFSDRNGMRIVIELRRDVVPNRIVNFLLKHTALRQTFGAIMLALVNEQPRILNLAQIIRAHLEHRREVIVRRTRYELARARHQAHIREGLQIALNFLDEIIALIRRSQSSEEARAEMCARFNLTQIQADAILSMQLRQLARLERQKIENEYRQLLKEIAGLEDILETPARVTKMIKDELRALRDKYGDDRRTRILQTEAEEITEEDLIPEEKTLVTISRDGYIKRVPLDTYRTQRRGGKGVQAAKLKEEDQISHLFVATTTHYILFFTDKGRVYRLKAYEVPQVSRQARGQHINNFIQTEAGEQITAILPIKDINGPGYLLMVTQNGEVKRTALTEFANLRANGLICFDIEEGDSLRWVRHTSGNDEIILVTREGLAIRFPETDVPERGRAAGGVRGIELRDPATKTLRDVVVAVAVVGAEDRDAQLLVASENGFGKRTDLASYRVQSRGGRGIITMNVTPRTGKIVDAVIVRPEDKLILLTEKGVAIRIDVASIRLAGRSTQGVKLIDLAEGDRVATIERLLETDLADEEGEDEEVASSTAGQ
- a CDS encoding ABC transporter ATP-binding protein, which translates into the protein MDEDDVLLQVDDLRKTYDDITAVDGVSFSVKRGEIFGLLGPNGAGKTTTINMLAGILLPTAGQILFEGVPYRAAPEERSRLGVVPQELAIYTKLTGRENLFFFGRLYGLQGSVLARRVAEVLELVGLAEHADRLVEKYSGGMKRRLNLAAGLLHAPQLLLLDEPTVGVDPQSRNHIFEGIRALNRNGLTILYTSHYMEEVQMLCHRVGIIDRGKLIACDTVANLIAREGGSAIELIIEGKEASLDIQKIDDELKAALSLVPFVDVIEVKELSQEGFGQPVIMVYSAKPYQVLPELVRLLNSYQLPIASINIKQPTLEDVFLSLTGKHLRD
- a CDS encoding VanW family protein, translated to MSRSDRHLLQRISAWRQEKGLLRLFVLLPLPLLAIGSSLLLLYSHHLHSEDVIASGVHLFTLDLSGKTPEAARGEILQWAQDRAATLLTLHAQGIANHSSVSIRARTLGLGIDVDSTLQTAEDAGRTGWLSKIVSLIRSSKPDYPIAPTVTVDQKQLHEALTHVAHLTQVPPINARIVLLPKGGFGLKHEVSGRAIDVDAAASIVTRAWQQFNTPPAPSTDTTDRDGAATTGNLEDRLELNLPTQVIQPRITYNILHTIDSKLSSYSTWYAEGKRGHNIEVATEKIDGTLLLPGQIFSFNNTVGPRVLASGFEVAPVIIHGQLQPGVGGGICQVSGTLYNAALKAGLKTVLRNHHSFPVSDGGIPTGRDATVAYGELDMRFQNSLPYPVYIVGRAHGGLLTFDIFGHADPDRTVQLVRGRLHEGDVPVEIIHDPNLPPGRRVVEQKGRPDVRTVWYQIVRVNGKVVSRDVIPSHYEGQPEIVRIGVKASPAARQPKAHPPTVQPAQPPAPG
- the epsC gene encoding serine O-acetyltransferase EpsC translates to MKGVLPTMFSRMREDIQTVLRKDPAARNVLEALLYPGLHAIWAHRIAHWLWNHRCRWLARLLSQITRFFTHIEIHPGAKIGRRLFIDHGDGVVIGETAEIGDDVLLYHNVTLGGTSLERKKRHPTLGNNVLVGMGAAILGPVTIGDNCRIGANAVVNKDIPPNCTVVGIPGRIVRRDGIRVNDSESPVMDNVINRVDPQDAVIQELHRRLELLEQHNERLEELILRMEKQLAGHSEVAYRPTQEVASCCCPCHEGERNEP
- a CDS encoding cobalamin-binding protein; amino-acid sequence: MRIVSLLPSATEIVCALGLGEQLVGVTHECDYPPFVQQLPKVTKTLIPHTATSAEIDALVRERLKTDKALYTLNMEVLEKLHPDLIITQALCDVCAVAEAEVRAAACQLPGAPRVVNLEPACLDDLYEAIRSVGEATGHEDSAEQLIRSLKARVMAVRERTERISYKPRVTLLEWIDPPFTCGHWSPELVELAGGIEGLGKAGLPSRTMHWEELVAWQPEVLVIACCGYTVERTLQDMPLLEGRPRWQELPCVRSGRVYIINGSHYFSRPGPRLVDSLEILAHALHPDVHPLPEGLPPALPWRVPIFSY
- a CDS encoding twin-arginine translocation signal domain-containing protein encodes the protein MERRHFLKTLLGSGIALAAGGCAAPVPGTGAVGGKSLTVTMRFAGPMNPAFYYFFLINRYGATGSLSARGPVAVYAPGQGGLVGYGNGFATGSPGNLGTPPDYGLTDYVLYNQNQPGGIGVYHFPGDPNIPNAAIYQGMPAQYTLPDLTNLSDIAGASTLSFRLQLSQLITDTSDPNQKVQEAAAIRYLQVNIVATNYVPTDQNSSGIKEVDAMGNTLDPTQESSFLTIDLSQNRTYTSQDTTTLLSPEPAGDVYPAGTKNDAIDIIYWSITVSS